GATCCGTCGTCGTCGAGCCCGCCCATGTAGTGCAGCAGGCGCTCCGCCTTCTCCTGGACGTCGGTCTCCAGGTTGAGGCAGTACATCCGGGAGTTGCTGACCGTGCCCTCGGTGCGGCCGTCGATGCTGGGGATCGGGGCGAGTCGCATCGCCCCGGCCGTGTTCGACACCGCCGGATCGTTGTAGTTGCGCAGCGAGTACCGGGGCTGGATGGTGAAGGCGTACTGGCCCGCCATCATCGCGTTGTCCATCGGCACCGGGAGCGTCTGCACGGAGGCCGGGTCGAGCACCTGGGAGTCGGCACTCACCCGCAGCAGCCAGTCGAGTACCGCCGTCGTCGCCGAACCGGGCAGGTTCATCACCGGCTGGAAGTCCTCGTCGAACAGGTCGGCCTCGTTGGCGTAGACCAGCGCCCAGATCCACATCAACGCGGTGTCGGAGAGCTGCGCAGGCAGGCCGATCGGATGTTCGAGCAGCCCGGCCCGTTTGACGGCCAGCGCCTGCTCCTCCAGCTCGTCGAGCGTGGTGGGCGGGGTGTCGTAGCCTGCCTCGGCGAGGATGTCGGCGTTGTAGATCAACGCCTGGGAGTCGGTGTAGTAGGGCAGTCCGTACCGCCTGCCCTGATACGTCATGGCCTGGGCGACCGACGGGTAGATCGCCTGATATACCTCGTCGATTCCGGCGAGTTCGTCTAATGGCTGGAGATATCGCGCTTCCACCGAACTGGCCAACGAGTCGTCGTACATGTAGAGCACATCCGGACCGCCGCCGCCCATGAACTCGGCGGTGAGCTTCTGAATGAACTGGGCACTGGTGATGGGGGCATAGTCCACTTCGACATCCGGGTTCAAGCGGATGAATCGATCAACGTTCTGCTGCACGAGCTGCGCCTCGTAGTCCCAGCCCTCGAATCGGACGGCACCGCGCCGGGTCGGCCCCGCGCAGCCCGCCAGCGGCACCATCGCGGGCAGCGCGAGCCCCAGAACAGCTGTTTTCAGCAGACTTCTTCGGTCCATGCCACCGCTCCTCCTACGAGAGTCCGGCCGAGGGAGGTGACCGACTCATCGATAACGACCGAGGTTCGTTAATGGTCCGTTTGTGGGTTGCGAGTGACGATGCCCGATGGTTCGAGACAAGTCAACGGGGCAGGGCGAATATGTCCGATAAAGTCGGGGCAGGGCGAGCTGCCACGATTCAGCCGAAACGGGACGGTCACTCCCGGGCAACCGGACCGTTCATTCACTAGACCATTCGGGGCGGATCGAGCATTTATGTCACCCGGTTCGTATCGTCCGCCAATGACGAGTCGCGAATCCGGTATGCGGGAGTCCGGGAGCGCCCGGGCTGTCCGTACCGCCGCTGGCGCACGGGTGCCGGGCTCGCTGCGGGCGCCCACACTCGTGGGCGGGCCGGACCTCGTCGACCTCAGTCGAGGTCGTGGCGAGGATCGACGACGCCGGAGCTGCCCGCGCCGCTGTCGGCCTGTTCCTCGGGAATGGACGATGCCTGCGCAACGCCCCGGGCCGCCAGAGGCGAGGCGACGCTCTCTGGCGCGGTGAGCGCGGCCGTGCCCTCGATGACCGCAGCAGGCGGGGCCCCGGAGTCGCCGGGCGTTTCAGCTCGGCCGGGCCGCTGGCGCAGACGGCAGCGCCTCGGCCGGGGCGGGTGGTCCGGGCTGGTCGGACGTCTCGGACGTCTCGGCAGGCGCTGGCTCCTCGGCATCGATGTCGGCATTCGCGCCGTGTGCCGCGGCGGCGAGTGCCGCGTCGATGCCCAGCCGATAGAGCCGGGTCGGCCTGCCCTTGCGGTGGGTCTGCGCGGTGCCGTCGGCGGTGACCAGTCCGCGCTCGCTGAGCCGACGGATCAGCCTGCGGCCGCTCGGATCGGTGATGCCCAGGACGTTGGCCAGCTCGCCCGGCGAGACCGCCTGTCCGTGCAGCGTCCGCTCCACGGCGGCCAGCCGGGAGATCGTCGCCGGGCTCAGCCCGACGCTGCGCGCCAGCCGCTCGATGTGCACGCCGTGATCGCGATAGGTGAAGGCCACCGGGCTGCCCTCCTGCCCCATCGGGCCGATGATCACCCCGGTGTCCTCGATGAGGTATCCGCAGGGCCTGCCCTCCGCCTCCGCGCGCGAGGCGGCCCGCTCGGCCAGGGAGACGCTGGTCCGCGCCGATCCGCCGATCCCGAAGCCCGCCGCGACGCGGACCCCCAGCAGTTCCTCGGCCTGGCTCAGCACCGGCACGCCGATCCAGTTGTTCGTGATCCGTTCGAATAAAGCCTTGTGCGCGAAGACGACCAGCCCGCGCCGTCCCCGGTTCTCCACCCAGGCCTCCGCCAGCTCCGGGGTGTTGAGCAGCAGGTTCATCAGGCCGACCCTGGCCCGATCGACGTCGACCTCCCTGGACTGTTCGGCCACCACGAACACCCCGGCGGCGAACCGGGAGGCGTTGGCCCGGTGAGACTGGATGCGCAGGGCCAGCTCGTGCAGCTCCGCGCGAATCGTCGACGGGACGGGTTGACTGCTCAGCACCTTGATCTCGCCGTCGAGTCGTCGCCGGACCTCCATCCGCATGGTGATGACCACCCCGTTCGCGTCGTCGTCGAGGACGCGGCGGTGGTGCTCGACGATGTCCGAGGTGCGCTGGCCGGGGGCGTAGGACAGCGCGGTCACGTCGTCGGCGGTCAGGCCCAGCGCCGTGCGCACCTCGATCACGGCATCGAGATCGAACGTGTCGACGCTGACTCGGCCCATTCCGGGAAATCGGGACCGGGCGGCGGAGAACGCCAGGGCCAGATCCAGCGCCGAGGGCCGGATGACGACCACGGGCAACGACTCGGGCAGCACGTCATGGCTGGCGTCGTAGGGCACCGGCCCGAGCAGCACGCCGTCGAGGTGCCGGGTGGCGATCAACGCGGCGACCAGACCGCGGATCTCGGCCTCCTCGTCGTAGATCACCCATTCCCAGGACACGCCGGTGAGCATCCGAGTCGCCTGCTCGAACACGGCACGCCGCTTGACGTGCACGATCAGACCGAGGACCACGCTCATGCCGCCACCAGAGAAGAGATCGTCGGGGGATCAGGACCGAAAATGGTTCGTTGACCCTACGCGGGTGTGCTTGCGGGACGAAAGGTCTGACCGAGGGACGCGGGGTCGGCGGCGACCGGTCACGCCGCAGGAAAGTCGTGCCGCATCGCTCTCGGGGCGGGCTCGTCGCGAGTGGTGTGCCGGTCGGAGTGGACCAGGATCGCGAGCGGCCCGGTCCGGCGCCGACGACGTGGGCAGGCCTGCACTGCGAGCGCGCCGCCGTGTTGATTCGCCGCTCCGGCATAATCGCGCGCCCGCGCGCGGAGACACGACCGCAGCGTCAGATACCTCGCGATCCGAAATGTGAACATGATCGCAAGGAGTCACGCGAAGGCGACACCGCGTGAGCCCACTGTTAGCTTGCCGATCATGACTTCTCCGCCCTTCCGCGCAGGTGACCCGATCGCCGGGCTCCGACGTTCCCTGGAAGACACCGTCGGCGACCTGACCCGGATGCAGGAGACGATCGACGCCCAGCTCGCCGAGGTCCGCTCCCGAACCGAACTGCTGCGGACTCGACGATTGGAGGGCACTTCCGACGCACGCCGCGTACACGCGGTCGTCGATGGTGAAGGCCTGCTTCAGGATCTGCGGATCGAGCCGGGAGCACTGCGCTCGTCACATCCCGGACGACTCGGGGGCGAGATCGTGCAGGCCGTCAGCCGGGCACGCGCCGCAGCCTCGGAGGAGAACCGGAAGGCCTTCCACGATCTGATGCCCGCGATGTTCCCCGCAGAAGGAGAATCCTGATGGCCGCGAGCGCCGAGATTCGCGCCCTGGTCGCCGAGATCGAGGCGGCCACGGCGGCCGCCCAGGCCCGAGCCGTCGAGCGGCAGAACGCCACCTACTCGGAACCGATCGGCTCCGAACTGGGCACCGTCACCGTCGGCGGACAGGGCGAGCTGCGAGCGGTCGACCTCGACACCCGGTCGCTCCGCTACACGAACGAATCGGCCCTGGCCGACGCGGTGAAGACCGCCGTCCAACGCGCCGAACGACGAGCCAGAGAGAGCACAGAAGCCTGATGATTGATTTTCACGTAGTCCCTGAGGCATTACGCGCCAACGTCAGAGAACTTCATGAAGTCGCTGAGGCATGGGCGGGGGCCAAAAGCAAACTCGAAGACCGACATCTGGCAACAGGTGATCTAGGGTACCTAGGCGAT
The Actinoalloteichus fjordicus DNA segment above includes these coding regions:
- a CDS encoding YbaB/EbfC family nucleoid-associated protein translates to MAASAEIRALVAEIEAATAAAQARAVERQNATYSEPIGSELGTVTVGGQGELRAVDLDTRSLRYTNESALADAVKTAVQRAERRARESTEA
- a CDS encoding YbaB/EbfC family nucleoid-associated protein, whose amino-acid sequence is MTSPPFRAGDPIAGLRRSLEDTVGDLTRMQETIDAQLAEVRSRTELLRTRRLEGTSDARRVHAVVDGEGLLQDLRIEPGALRSSHPGRLGGEIVQAVSRARAAASEENRKAFHDLMPAMFPAEGES
- a CDS encoding MarR family transcriptional regulator — its product is MSVVLGLIVHVKRRAVFEQATRMLTGVSWEWVIYDEEAEIRGLVAALIATRHLDGVLLGPVPYDASHDVLPESLPVVVIRPSALDLALAFSAARSRFPGMGRVSVDTFDLDAVIEVRTALGLTADDVTALSYAPGQRTSDIVEHHRRVLDDDANGVVITMRMEVRRRLDGEIKVLSSQPVPSTIRAELHELALRIQSHRANASRFAAGVFVVAEQSREVDVDRARVGLMNLLLNTPELAEAWVENRGRRGLVVFAHKALFERITNNWIGVPVLSQAEELLGVRVAAGFGIGGSARTSVSLAERAASRAEAEGRPCGYLIEDTGVIIGPMGQEGSPVAFTYRDHGVHIERLARSVGLSPATISRLAAVERTLHGQAVSPGELANVLGITDPSGRRLIRRLSERGLVTADGTAQTHRKGRPTRLYRLGIDAALAAAAHGANADIDAEEPAPAETSETSDQPGPPAPAEALPSAPAARPS
- a CDS encoding extracellular solute-binding protein, which codes for MDRRSLLKTAVLGLALPAMVPLAGCAGPTRRGAVRFEGWDYEAQLVQQNVDRFIRLNPDVEVDYAPITSAQFIQKLTAEFMGGGGPDVLYMYDDSLASSVEARYLQPLDELAGIDEVYQAIYPSVAQAMTYQGRRYGLPYYTDSQALIYNADILAEAGYDTPPTTLDELEEQALAVKRAGLLEHPIGLPAQLSDTALMWIWALVYANEADLFDEDFQPVMNLPGSATTAVLDWLLRVSADSQVLDPASVQTLPVPMDNAMMAGQYAFTIQPRYSLRNYNDPAVSNTAGAMRLAPIPSIDGRTEGTVSNSRMYCLNLETDVQEKAERLLHYMGGLDDDGSPYTARFWFLERGLGFAFTDLADDPEIVESLSTFADPEIYAYLASVARARSVVAVPWYAEFEATLQRTVQQVFTGDRTPAQGSAELERAARSLARRYE